The Chitinophaga caeni genome segment TCCTTTATGCTTAATGACAACCTTTCCATTAGGCTACTTATATAAATCAATTTGCCGCGTTCGTTTACCTCCTTTAAGCTCGTGTTCGTCAAAGCCATATCTCTCTAATAGGGCGATGTCACCCGGTGTTAATATCTTGTCCTGGGCGCCACTATTAGTAACAATAACAGGTCTTATTGGCACACAATCACTACTTGGTAGCCCATAATTTTGACGTAAAAATATAAGCGCAATCGCCAATAATATTACCATCAACAATTAACACTTCGACCGTTGTTAATTTTTCCGCCCCCCTTTGCAATTCGACCCACTGACCATCTTTAGTAGTATATCTATGCGTTTCTCCAACGTAGTTTACTTCTTTTACATATATCTTTACTGCTTCCTTCTGGCTATATACTTTTGCATCCAAGGTAGATGATTAATCAATATCAGGGATAGAAATTAAATCTCATTCCCGATACTCAATACATATAATAAATACATACTAGAAATTAAAATACACCATAACGATAATTTATACTTTTTCTCCCAAAACAATGCGTATATACCTACAACTACAATTAAAGGCACATTCAAATAACAGAACATGAATATGTAAAATACTATTTTGCTAATATAATTATATGGTATATTGAAACTTCTCTCGAAAAAACCATATACGTCAATATCCCAATTAAAGGATATGAAAAATAGGATAACATATATTGACATGAGTATACTTACAACGAAAATGTACTTTGATATAATCTTATTTAACATTTTAATCTTCATTTAGGGTAGAATTTATAATTTATGTAACAATATTTACTGTAAGCTCATCAATATCAAGGTGAGCAGCCATTCCTGTGTAATCAACATTTATAATATTTCTACCATTATTTGGGCTCCAAATAA includes the following:
- a CDS encoding polymorphic toxin type 33 domain-containing protein gives rise to the protein MVILLAIALIFLRQNYGLPSSDCVPIRPVIVTNSGAQDKILTPGDIALLERYGFDEHELKGGKRTRQIDLYK